From the Kribbella sp. CA-293567 genome, the window GACGAACTGCTGCGGCGGCACAGTCAGCCGCAGCCCGCTCGCCTTCGTGATTTCCTCCACCAATTGGGTCAGTTGGTCGCGGAACATCGCGCGCTGCTGGTTCAGCGCCTCAGCAGCCTCGGGATGCCGCAGCGCGTGCAGGGTGAACTCGGTCGAGATCAGGTGCCACTGCCGCTGATCCGGCGCGGTCTCGTCGAGCAGGCCCAGTACTGCGTCCAGCAGGGTTCCTGGCTGATTCGCAAGGTCCGGCAGCAGCGCGGCGATCTGCTCCAGCAGGCGATCCGTGGTCGCCTGGAACAAGGCGAGCACC encodes:
- a CDS encoding TetR/AcrR family transcriptional regulator, with the protein product MEPPKRRRSATRARLLEGALAVFAERGFHGASVEDICDRAGFTRGAFYSNFGSKDELVLALFQATTDRLLEQIAALLPDLANQPGTLLDAVLGLLDETAPDQRQWHLISTEFTLHALRHPEAAEALNQQRAMFRDQLTQLVEEITKASGLRLTVPPQQFVRLVIALHEGARAQSLLEPDLVPAGSLEHTFLPLVLDAVSSRA